In one window of Apis mellifera strain DH4 linkage group LG12, Amel_HAv3.1, whole genome shotgun sequence DNA:
- the LOC411813 gene encoding NADP-dependent malic enzyme isoform X1 produces MKIANMSSKHLLKRLDCHFTSFFHQSSHLRYAIRELEQDAIHNRQLNDRLQSSTRLVCDSNSSTMSSVQRDQLGQRGHGDAMCSNLLRGLDHLKNPRLNKGMAFSLQERQILGIHGLLPAAVKSQDEQLELCRLNLDRYDNDLSKYIYLIGLLDRNEKLFYRLLEQNVEKMMPLVYTPTVGLACQKFGLVYRRPRGLFISIHDKGYVYDILNNWPEHDVRAIVVTDGERILGLGDLGAYGMGIPIGKLSLYTALAGIKPHQCLPITLDVGTNTQSLLDDPLYIGHRHKRITGKEYDDFLDEFMEAIIKRYGQNTLIQFEDFGNANAFRLLNKYRDHYCTFNDDIQGTASVAVAGLLASLRVTNTKLSENTIVFQGAGEASLGIAWLCVMAMQKEGISIEEAKSKIWMVDSKGLIVKNRASGGLTEHKLHFARDDKHIDSLLEVVKYAKPTVLIGAAAVGGAFTTEILEEMANNNEKPIIFALSNPTSKAECTAEQAYIATKGRCIFASGSPFAPVTYDGKTFYPGQGNNSYIFPGVALGVICSGMRIIPENTFLIAAKSLADMVSNEDLEKGNLYPPLQDIQKCSLTIAVDVMKYGYENDIATVHPQPKDYKEFIKAQLYDTTYKPSIPPIYNWPNL; encoded by the exons atgaaaatcgcGAATATGTCTTCAAAACATTTGTTGAAACGATTAGATTGTCACTTTACTAGTTTTTTCCATCAATCGAGTCATTTACGTTATGCTATTCGAGAGTTGGAACAGGACGCCATACATAATCGCCAATTGAATGACag ACTCCAAAGCAGTACTCGTTTAGTCTGTGACAGTAATTCTTCGACGATGTCGAGTGTTCAAAGGGATCAACTTGGTCAACGAGGACATGGCGATGCTATGTGTTCTAATTTACTTCGTGGTCTTGATCATCTAAAGAATCCTCGATTGAATAAG ggaATGGCCTTTTCTCTTCAAGAGAGACAAATATTAGGTATTCATGGTCTTCTTCCAGCAGCTGTGAAAAGTCAGGATGAGCAACTAGAACTCTGCCGTTTAAATCTAGATCGTTATGATaatgatttatcaaaatatatatatctcatagGATTATta gaTAGAAATGAAAAGCTTTTCTATCGTTTATTGGAACAGAATGTAGAAAAAATGATGCCTTTAGTATATACACCTACAGTAGGTTTAGCATGTCAGAAATTTGGTCTAGTTTACAGAAGACCACGTGgtctttttatatctatacatGATAAGGGTTATGTTTATgacattttgaataattggcCTGAACATGATGTAAGGGCCATTGTTGTTACTGATGGTGAAAGAATATTGGGATTGGGTGACTTAGGAGCATATGGAATGGGAATACCAATTGGAAAACTATCTTTATATACTGCTTTGGCTGGAATTAAACCTCACCAATGTTTACCAATTACTTTAGATGTTGGTACAAACACTCAG tcaTTACTTGATGATCCTCTCTATATTGGTCATAGACATAAGCGTATTACTGGTAAAGAATATGATGATTTTCTGGACGAATTTATGGAAGCTATCATTAAAAGATATGGACAGAACACTTTAATTCAGTTTGAAGATTTTGGAAATGCTAATGCATTCAgattacttaataaatatcgtGATCATTATTGCACTTTTAATGATGATATCCAAGGAACTGCTTCAGTTGCTGTAGCTGGTTTACTGGCATCTCTTCGCGTTACGAATACAAAGTTATCAGAAAATACAATTGTCTTTCAAGGTGCTGGAGAg gctTCATTAGGTATTGCATGGTTATGTGTCATGGCAATGCAAAAAGAAGGTATTAGTATAGAGGAAGCCAAAAGTAAGATCTGGATGGTTGACTCGAAAggattaattgttaaaaatcgcGCAAGTGGTGGATTAACAGAGCATAAATTACATTTCGCTCGAGATGATAAACATATAGATTCTTTACTAGAAGTTGTCAAATATGCAAAACCTACAGTACTTATTGGTGCTGCAGCAGTTGGTGGTGCTTTTACCACagaaatattagaagaaatggcaaataacaatgaaaaacCTATAATATTTGCTCTCAGTAATCCTACAAGCAAAGCAGAATGTACTGCTGAACAAGCATATATTGCTACAaag ggAAGATGTATATTTGCTAGTGGATCACCATTTGCACCAGTAACATATGATGGTAAAACTTTTTATCCTGGCCAGGGAAATAACAGTTATATTTTCCCTGGTGTTGCATTAGGTGTGATATGCTCTGGTATGCGCATTATCCCTGAAAATACATTCCTTATTGCTGCAAAATCATTGGCCGATATGGTTTCTAATGAAGatttagaaaaaggaaatctgTATCCACCATTGcaagatattcaaaaatgttCATTAACGATAGCTGTTGATGTGATGAAATATGGTTATGAAAATg aTATTGCTACAGTTCACCCTCAACCCAAAGACTATAAAGAATTCATTAAAGCGCAATTATATGATACAACTTATAAACCATCAATTCCTCCAATATATAATTGGCCTAATTTGTAA
- the LOC411812 gene encoding serine/threonine-protein kinase Doa isoform X1: protein MFIFAPRDNMSTSRQDSAGRRNRYARSSTTTSVTQLLSDSCSSLLQRLTTRVRGTSTVNDNMVNKPTIITRHSPIVNQLNSARARIEDKYCTILDKYSRKKHADRPSVDYGPRTRERDTYFRREDSPFVRDEKTLEPSMTRTVIKSPTSVVLSEKAYPYVKSSNVKEFKREKTPGYHRTDKHSLLNSDTYKRYGRHKSGHAETRTRKVRPYRNGKSEQLESSSTALRLARPMKLESLTPKEKNEEDPDKTPTSSVAKETVTNDNVAVATVEVEESDPAISERAAKRKEIQSLILKYAAMEETYSQLAAGGQVKMRPSTTDKIASKYKKSTRQSERKDASKSAMAASVVDNHVDAIQHAISPRPPSVEDDEDGHLVYQSGDILANRYKVLATLGEGTFGKVVKVKDLQMDHVMALKIIKNVEKYREAAKLEINALEKIATKDPEGQHLCVKMLDWFNYHGHMCIAFEMLGLSVFDFLRDNSYQPYPLEHVRHIGYQLCYAVKFLHDNKLTHTDLKPENILFVDSDYDSIYSSKKRRDIRRVKRTDIRLIDFGSATFDHEHHSTIVSTRHYRAPEVILELGWSQPCDVWSIGCILFELYLGITLFQTHDNREHLAMMERILGTIPHRMARKTKTKYFYHGKLDWDDKSSAGRYVRDNCKPLHRCMLSDDEEHRQLFDLIQKMLEYEPSQRITLKDSLAHPFFDALPAHQRLPDLRAAGDSQQSHERSHSLSR from the exons ATGTTCATCTTCGCGCCACGCGACAATATGTCGACGTCTCGTCAGGATTCGGCGGGCCGGCGAAATCGGTACGCGCGTTCCTCGACAACCACGAGCGTCACTCAACTACTCAGCGACTCGTGCTCGAGTCTGTTGCAAAGGCTGACCACCAGAGTTCGCGGGACGTCGACCGTGAACGACAACATGGTGAACAAACCTACAATCATTACCAGGCATTCTCCTATAGTCAACCAATTGAACAGCGCCAGGGCTCGCATAGAGGACAAGTATTGCACCATTTTGGACAAATATTCCAGGAAGAAGCATGCAGATCGTCCCTCGGTCGATTACGGGCCACGTACCCGCGAGAGAGACACGTATTTTCGCCGCGAAGACAGTCCGTTCGTTCGAGATGAGAAAACTTTGGAACCTTCGATGACCCGCACCGTGATCAAGAGTCCTACTAGCGTGGTCCTTTCCGAGAAAGCGTATCCTTACGTAAAATCCTCCAATGTGAAAGAGTTCAAACGCGAGAAGACGCCCGGATATCATCGTACGGACAAACACTCTTTGTTGAACTCGGATACCTACAAAAGGTATGGAAGACACAAGTCTGGCCACGCAGAGACACGTACCAGAAAAGTGAGACCCTATCGAAATGGAAAGAGCGAGCAATTGGAATCCTCGTCGACTGCTCTTCGACTAGCCAGACCTATGAAACTGGAATCATTGACACCGAAAGAGAAGAACGAGGAAGATCCTGACAAGACACCGACTAGCAGCGTGGCTAAAGAAACTGTGACGAACGATAACGTTGCTGTCGCAACAGTCGAGGTTGAAGAAAGCGATCCAGCGATTTCTGAGAGAGCAGCGAAACGAAAGGAGATACAaagtttgattttaaaatatgccgCTATGGAAGAGACGTACAGCCAGTTGGCGGCGGGTGGCCAGGTGAAGATGAGGCCGAGTACCACGGACAAAATCGCCagcaaatataagaaaagcaCGCGCCAAAGCGAACGAAAAGACGCGTCGAAGAGCGCGATGGCCGCGAGTGTTGTTGACAACCACGTGGACGCGATTCAACACGCGATT AGCCCACGACCGCCCTCCGTCGAGGACGACGAAGACGGCCACCTTGTTTACCAATCCGGCGACATCCTGGCAAATAGAT ATAAAGTACTGGCCACCCTAGGAGAGGGTACTTTTGGAAAAGTTGTCAAGGTTAAGGACTTGCAAAT GGATCACGTGATGGCGCTGAAAATCATCAAGAACGTAGAGAAGTATAGGGAAGCCGCGAAGCTCGAAATAAACGCCTTAGAGAAAATTGCGACCAAGGATCCGGAAGGCCAACA CTTGTGCGTGAAAATGCTCGATTGGTTTAATTATCACGGACATATGTGTATCGCCTTCGAAATGCTTGGACTTAGCGTATTTGATTTCTTG agAGATAACAGTTATCAGCCTTATCCATTGGAACATGTCAGGCACATTGGATATCAATTATGTTATGCCGTCAAATTCCTACATGATAATAAACTCACGCACACTGATTTGAAaccagaaaatatattattcgtagATTCCGATTATGATAGTATATATAGTAGCAAAAAG cGAAGAGATATTAGACGTGTAAAACGGACAGATATTAGACTCATTGATTTTGGTAGTGCCACATTTGATCATGAACATCACAGCACGATTGTTAGCACAAGACATTACAGAGCGCCTGAAGTAATTTTAG aattaggATGGTCTCAGCCTTGTGACGTATGGTCGATTGGCTGCATTCTCTTCGAACTGTACCTGGGTATTACTTTATTCCAAACACACGACAACCGTGAACATTTAGCAATGATGGAACGTATACTTGGTACAATTCCACACCGTATGGCCCGTAAAACTAAAACTAAATACTTCTATCATGGCAAATTAGATTGGGACGATAAAAGCTCAGCAGGCAGATATGTTCGAGATAATTGCAAACCTTTACat cGTTGTATGCTTTCTGATGACGAAGAACATCGACAATTGTTCGATCTCATTCAAAAAATGTTAGAATATGAACCATCACAGAGGATAACATTGAAGGATTCATTGGCACATCCCTTTTTTGATGCGTTACCTGCACATCAAAGATTACCAGATCTTCGAGCAGCTGGTGATTCCCAACAAAGTCACGAACGATCACATTCTCTCTCACGATGA
- the LOC411813 gene encoding NADP-dependent malic enzyme isoform X2 has translation MGSLHSKDNGVQSCKMSKILQSSTRLVCDSNSSTMSSVQRDQLGQRGHGDAMCSNLLRGLDHLKNPRLNKGMAFSLQERQILGIHGLLPAAVKSQDEQLELCRLNLDRYDNDLSKYIYLIGLLDRNEKLFYRLLEQNVEKMMPLVYTPTVGLACQKFGLVYRRPRGLFISIHDKGYVYDILNNWPEHDVRAIVVTDGERILGLGDLGAYGMGIPIGKLSLYTALAGIKPHQCLPITLDVGTNTQSLLDDPLYIGHRHKRITGKEYDDFLDEFMEAIIKRYGQNTLIQFEDFGNANAFRLLNKYRDHYCTFNDDIQGTASVAVAGLLASLRVTNTKLSENTIVFQGAGEASLGIAWLCVMAMQKEGISIEEAKSKIWMVDSKGLIVKNRASGGLTEHKLHFARDDKHIDSLLEVVKYAKPTVLIGAAAVGGAFTTEILEEMANNNEKPIIFALSNPTSKAECTAEQAYIATKGRCIFASGSPFAPVTYDGKTFYPGQGNNSYIFPGVALGVICSGMRIIPENTFLIAAKSLADMVSNEDLEKGNLYPPLQDIQKCSLTIAVDVMKYGYENDIATVHPQPKDYKEFIKAQLYDTTYKPSIPPIYNWPNL, from the exons ACTCCAAAGCAGTACTCGTTTAGTCTGTGACAGTAATTCTTCGACGATGTCGAGTGTTCAAAGGGATCAACTTGGTCAACGAGGACATGGCGATGCTATGTGTTCTAATTTACTTCGTGGTCTTGATCATCTAAAGAATCCTCGATTGAATAAG ggaATGGCCTTTTCTCTTCAAGAGAGACAAATATTAGGTATTCATGGTCTTCTTCCAGCAGCTGTGAAAAGTCAGGATGAGCAACTAGAACTCTGCCGTTTAAATCTAGATCGTTATGATaatgatttatcaaaatatatatatctcatagGATTATta gaTAGAAATGAAAAGCTTTTCTATCGTTTATTGGAACAGAATGTAGAAAAAATGATGCCTTTAGTATATACACCTACAGTAGGTTTAGCATGTCAGAAATTTGGTCTAGTTTACAGAAGACCACGTGgtctttttatatctatacatGATAAGGGTTATGTTTATgacattttgaataattggcCTGAACATGATGTAAGGGCCATTGTTGTTACTGATGGTGAAAGAATATTGGGATTGGGTGACTTAGGAGCATATGGAATGGGAATACCAATTGGAAAACTATCTTTATATACTGCTTTGGCTGGAATTAAACCTCACCAATGTTTACCAATTACTTTAGATGTTGGTACAAACACTCAG tcaTTACTTGATGATCCTCTCTATATTGGTCATAGACATAAGCGTATTACTGGTAAAGAATATGATGATTTTCTGGACGAATTTATGGAAGCTATCATTAAAAGATATGGACAGAACACTTTAATTCAGTTTGAAGATTTTGGAAATGCTAATGCATTCAgattacttaataaatatcgtGATCATTATTGCACTTTTAATGATGATATCCAAGGAACTGCTTCAGTTGCTGTAGCTGGTTTACTGGCATCTCTTCGCGTTACGAATACAAAGTTATCAGAAAATACAATTGTCTTTCAAGGTGCTGGAGAg gctTCATTAGGTATTGCATGGTTATGTGTCATGGCAATGCAAAAAGAAGGTATTAGTATAGAGGAAGCCAAAAGTAAGATCTGGATGGTTGACTCGAAAggattaattgttaaaaatcgcGCAAGTGGTGGATTAACAGAGCATAAATTACATTTCGCTCGAGATGATAAACATATAGATTCTTTACTAGAAGTTGTCAAATATGCAAAACCTACAGTACTTATTGGTGCTGCAGCAGTTGGTGGTGCTTTTACCACagaaatattagaagaaatggcaaataacaatgaaaaacCTATAATATTTGCTCTCAGTAATCCTACAAGCAAAGCAGAATGTACTGCTGAACAAGCATATATTGCTACAaag ggAAGATGTATATTTGCTAGTGGATCACCATTTGCACCAGTAACATATGATGGTAAAACTTTTTATCCTGGCCAGGGAAATAACAGTTATATTTTCCCTGGTGTTGCATTAGGTGTGATATGCTCTGGTATGCGCATTATCCCTGAAAATACATTCCTTATTGCTGCAAAATCATTGGCCGATATGGTTTCTAATGAAGatttagaaaaaggaaatctgTATCCACCATTGcaagatattcaaaaatgttCATTAACGATAGCTGTTGATGTGATGAAATATGGTTATGAAAATg aTATTGCTACAGTTCACCCTCAACCCAAAGACTATAAAGAATTCATTAAAGCGCAATTATATGATACAACTTATAAACCATCAATTCCTCCAATATATAATTGGCCTAATTTGTAA